One Triticum dicoccoides isolate Atlit2015 ecotype Zavitan chromosome 5B, WEW_v2.0, whole genome shotgun sequence genomic window carries:
- the LOC119306507 gene encoding two-component response regulator ORR42-like gives MASKVQGSSSMKALVVEDNTVQRMVLSMKLRNFECEITHAMNGKEAVDLFLEGKKFDIIFCDKDMPIMTGPEAVVKIRAMGETDVKIVGMSADDDAMEVFISAGADVFVPKPINVQDLESIIKEVINKKKNTMV, from the exons ATGGCATCCAAGGTCCAAGGATCCTCCTCCATGAAGGCACTAGTTGTTGAGGACAACACAGTTCAAAGGATGGTCCTCTCAATGAAGTTACGCAATTTTGAATGTGAGATTACTCATGCCATGAATGGAAAAGAAGCAGTTGACCTATTCCTTGAGGGGAAGAAGTTTGACATTATTTTTTGTGACAAGGACATGCCCATCATGACTGGTCCTGAG GCAGTTGTAAAGATCCGTGCTATGGGGGAAACTGATGTGAAGATTGTTGGGATGTCAGCTGATGACGATGCCATGGAGGTGTTCATAAGTGCTGGTGCTGATGTTTTTGTGCCCAAACCAATCAATGTTCAGGATCTCGAGTCTATAATTAAGGAAGTCATTAACAAGAAGAAGAACACCATGGTCTAG